A segment of the Microbacterium luteolum genome:
CTCGCGTTGCCCGTCACGTAGAAGATGCGGACGCCGGTGGCGTCGTTCAGACCGATCGCGAGGAGCACGATCGCGAATGCCGCGACCACGATCGGGATGTTCATCGTGATGATGCTGGTCGCCTGACCGATCCGGTCGGCGAGCTTGTACTGACGCGAGGCGGTGTAGACGCCCAGCGCGATTCCGAGGACGGTCGTGAGGATCGTCGCACCCAGGACGAGCTCGGCGCTGACCCACATCCGGTACGCGACCTGCTCGTTGACCGAGCCTCCCGTGGGGCTGACGCCCCAGTCCCAGCGGAGGAGGATGCCGGTGAGCCAGGTCCACCACCGTTCGATGAGCGGAACGGTGTCGCTGAGGTTGCGCGGAGCGAGCGTATTGACGATCTGCTCTTCGGTCAGCGGCGGACGACGCCCCACGTAGTTGCTGCGCGGGTCGAGGAACCCCCACGCCAGGAAGTACGTGATGTTCGTCGCGACCACGATCATGAGCAGCCAGCCGAGTGCACGGCGCACGAGATACTTGATCAAGGTGATGATTCTTTCTCTTTTACAGAGATGCGCGGGATCGCCGACGCAACGCTGAGCCGGGTAGACATTCAATCACCATCCACCTCTTTGCGCGACGCGACGCCCTGCACGAGGTCTGTGACGGAGTCCTATCGCTCTCGGGATCCGGTGTCACGGATTGCTCCCGGGCAACCTCGGCAGAATATCAGCACCTGGGGCGAATCGAGCATTGGCCTGCCCTGACCGTAGAATCGACGGGACATGTCACCACGCGCCCTCACTCCTCTTCAGCCTGCCGCGACGCCGCCCGCGCAGATCCGCAATTTCTGCATCATCGCCCACATCGATCACGGCAAGTCGACTCTCGCCGACCGCATGCTCCAGATCACCGGGGTGGTCTCCGACCGTGACATGCGCGCGCAGTACCTGGACCGGATGGACATCGAGCGCGAGCGCGGCATCACGATCAAG
Coding sequences within it:
- a CDS encoding ABC transporter permease, whose product is MIKYLVRRALGWLLMIVVATNITYFLAWGFLDPRSNYVGRRPPLTEEQIVNTLAPRNLSDTVPLIERWWTWLTGILLRWDWGVSPTGGSVNEQVAYRMWVSAELVLGATILTTVLGIALGVYTASRQYKLADRIGQATSIITMNIPIVVAAFAIVLLAIGLNDATGVRIFYVTGNASRGVEGFFPVLIDVLQHLTLPTIALVVIGYAGIHFLQRSLLLDNIGADYVRTARAKGLTKQQAIRKHALRTSLIPVATQVAFTIPAIFTGAVLTETIFAWNGMGKYFIETITKNDIHGTVAVAAFGAVLTAIGAILADVAVVVLDPRVRVS